One window of Triticum dicoccoides isolate Atlit2015 ecotype Zavitan chromosome 5A, WEW_v2.0, whole genome shotgun sequence genomic DNA carries:
- the LOC119301010 gene encoding RNA polymerase I termination factor-like: MKKDKKKGKEKKEEKEAGLGRQKQTFDTNAGKEQAEKSGLTAVNSCSERGDRADAEKVKKYRKKKEKKKDKAAETTGQMQAFDTTVENLGSEVYAERIKVKGRQSSSKSKKRKRKRQDGELAANISGADQIVAMAREANKRKKENSVVLKESSQIDNTKKGTSKIGNGSDKEANADGKGDKKKKKRKEGIEGGKREKEKAARSKNKGRRVTFADSVVVFSIEGRDDEEGGSSGGSELVHGQRFTLEEEATLMEAMRDYAEMKQLGEEGLEMIRRCRKYPELKGCWSDIGKSLPHRPHEAIYKRARILLTRSDERKWTQEEYHKIRQFVEKNGTDWKTLSEELGKSEIHVKDTWRRIKPKNLKKGRWTQDEHQNLFDLVNLDLRLKAHQEKNPGHRKLRDNISWEAISDKLTSRNHKNCCLKWYVTLASPLVKQGVWADIDDYRLVEALQKVDAVCIEDVDWESLLGHRSGEVCRQRWNQMVRGIGSHRQKTFIEQVEVLSKRYCPEMIDYRESEN, from the exons ATGAAGAAAGACAAGAAGAaagggaaggagaagaaggaagagaaagAGGCTGGGTTGGGTCGGCAGAAGCAGACGTTTGATACCAATGCTGGTAAGGAGCAGGCCGAAAAGTCGGGCTTGACGGCGGTAAATTCCTGTTCGGAGCGTGGCGACCGGGCAGATGCAGAAAAAGTTAAGAAATACAGgaagaaaaaggagaaaaagaaagacaAAGCAGCTGAGACGACCGGGCAGATGCAGGCATTTGATACGACTGTTGAAAATTTAGGGTCGGAGGTGTATGCAGAGAGAATCAAGGTTAAAGGAAGACAGTCTAGTAGCAAGTCCAAGAAGAGAAAGCGCAAGCGTCAGGATGGCGAGCTTGCTGCAAACATTTCTGGTGCCGATCAAATTGTGGCAATGGCAAGAGAAGCTAATAAACGAAAGAAGGAGAATTCTGTTGTGCTGAAAGAGAGCAGCCAGATCGACAATACTAAAAAAGGTACCAGTAAGATAGGAAATGGAAGTGATAAA GAAGCTAACGCAGATGGTAAGGGtgataagaagaaaaagaagagaaaggaaGGGATTGAAGGAGGGAAAAGGGAGAAAGAAAAGGCAGCTCGATCAAAGAACAAGGGTAGGCGGGTGACGTTTGCAGATTCAGTGGTGGTTTTTAGCATCGAAGGTCGTGATGATGAAGAGGGTGGAAGCAGTGGTGGGTCTGAACTTGTACATGGACAGCGGTTTACCCTAGAAGAAGAAGCCACCCTCATGGAAGCGATGAGGGATTATGCAGAGATGAAGCAGCTGGGAGAGGAAGGCTTAGAGATGATTCGTCGCTGTAGAAAATACCCAGAGCTGAAGGGTTGTTGGAGTGATATAGGGAAATCGTTACCCCATAGACCCCACGAGGCAATTTACAAGCGGGCACGTATATTACTCACTAGAAGTGATGAGCGTAAATGGACACAGGAAGAATATCACAAGATACGACAGTTTGTCGAAAAAAATGGCACGGACTGGAAGACATTGTCAGAGGAACTTGGTAAGAGTGAGATCCATGTTAAAGATACTTGGAGAAGAATAAAGCCTAAGAACTTGAAAAAGGGGAGATGGACCCAGGATGAGCACCAAAACTTGTTTGATTTGGTGAATCTTGACCTGCGTCTGAAAGCCCATCAGGAGAAAAATCCTGGGCATCGTAAGCTAAGAGATAACATTTCCTGGGAGGCCATCAGTGACAAATTGACCAGCCGtaatcacaagaattgctgcctgaAGTGGTATGTCACATTAGCATCTCCACTGGTTAAGCAAGGAGTATGGGCGGATATTGATGATTATCGACTGGTGGAAGCGCTTCAAAAGGTTGATGCTGTTTGCATTGAAGATGTTGATTGGGAGAGCCTTCTCGGTCACAGATCAGGGGAGGTTTGTCGTCAAAGATGGAACCAGATGGTCCGTGGCATTGGTAGCCACAGACAGAAGACTTTCATCGAACAAGTGGAAGTGCTGTCGAAGCGTTACTGCCCAGAAATGATTGACTACAGGGAATCAGAAAATTAG